TTTGAAGCCGGCGTGAGCACCCGCACATGGGGCAGCCTAAACCGTTCCTCATGAGCTGGGCACGGCACAGCTGTTCCGTACAATCCCAGCAATGTCAGGCAGGTCATTCCCCTAAGGCAGGCCCTAGGCCAGAGTCTGTCctgcctgttcttaaaaacctccggtGCCGGGGACCCCACGGCCTCCCTTGGAGCTGACTCCAGTCCTTACCCATCCTAGAAACAAGCCTCAGCATTCTACTTCAGGCACCTAACACTTTCCCTGTGCCCCATAGCGACCCCGTCTCATTCTCCCGTCACAGCTAGGGCCTGACCCTGGGGAATCCCCTGCCTCGCAGGCTGGTGGGATTGTAGCACTCAGCCCTGACACTCTAAGCCAAGTTCCTCTTGAAGCAAGGACTTTATCTAGAGGATATCTTAAGCTTGGACAACGATTGCTCATTGTATTATAGTAGCGCTTACCAGCCCTACCCCCATTGTGCCCCGCGTGGCACATttggagaaacggtctgaagCACTTACTAGCTATAGGCAAGGCAAACCTAGGAAGGGTTCTTATTCCCGTTctaccaatggggaaactgaggcacataaagaGGAGGTGGCTTGCTCAGTGTCACACAGGGAGTCAAtctggggcagagctaaggactGAACACAGCTCTTTGGCATCCCAGACCGCCACTTAAACCCCATCCAGCTCCAAAATATATGTTGCTACACCCCATCTCTTGTAAGGAgatttattttcttaaagaagCAGCAACACAGTCTTTTAACCCAGTTCTAACTTTTTGGTTTCAGCTCTAGACCTCTGAAGGGCTTCTGGCCGCTTCCCAGTTCTGACCAGCTCTCTGGGCTATGCTCCTGGGCACCTATCTGCTTGCTCCAGGAGGACCCAACACTGGAGcttcccaccccacacccctcaggAACAGCCTGTCCCAATCAGTTCTCCCTTCCTGGCCACTAGCAGCCTACAGGCCAAAGTGTAGCCTAGCCCTTTAACTGGCTGCATTGGATTCACTGGTTCTGCTCGAGACGGGATGGGTCCAGTTCTACTCACAGGGACCCGCTGACCTGTGACAAACCCCAGCACCAAACTCACCCAGCTCACTGGTACCAGGACCATGGCATTGAATGAGCCAGCAGCCCATGGGAACAGTGAtctggccctgccctggggcagagTGGTGTATGAGCAAGCGTGGAAGGCTCCGATTTTGATCGGAGAATGTCAGTGAATGTCGATTTTGCTGCATGCCCAAACCGACGGGAAAATATTTCCCTCAGTATTGGTCGAGATTTACAGTGAGGTAAAGTAAGAAAAACGCTGGCTGAGAACTTCGGAGGGTCTCCTCTGAGGTGGCTGCCTTTGTATCTTTTGAGATGTGATGTCGACAATTTGTCTTTTAACGGTTATAGATCTCAGCAGccgctgtcattaaataattattggctgatgctccccctacccccattATCTGACACCCTCCCCTGGGATTTCCAGGCCTGGCTGGAAGTTCGGAGAGAAGCGAAGGGCTGCATGGATGACAATGCAGTGCAGTGTGGCTAGGTAGCCCGGGGACCTTGCTCTGGGGGTGAGATTTCAGGGGAGCACTAGGTCTCGGCTATATAGGACGTTTGACTAAGGCCTGGAGGAAGCAATCACCGAAGAGAACACAAAGCAGAGAGACCCAGGCAATGAACTGGGGCTATCAGGAAGCCGAGAACAGAGCAGGCATGAGATCCCGGGCTAGCTGCCTGCGTCCCCTCCTCACAGAGCCTGGGCAAAATGCCCAGAGACCATCCCACCATCAGCTACAGAGATAGGTAGGGCCCGGCTGGCATCCTGGCAGGGGGAGAGGTGCTGGCCCCTGGGAGTGAAAGAGAGACACAAACAGGAGGGGCAGTGATtgagcagagagagaaataaataaatatgtatgtgGCCCATCAGTCACCCCATGGGGAGAGGGGATTGCGGACGGCAGCAGGCAGAGAGTGTGGGTGGGGGTGATGGCAGagcttcatttgtaatgaaagaggtgccgggctcgagcaatttttttacattcataacagaTGCAGGAAACCCagcggtgccggggctctgaactaacaagcctagaggtgccggggctcagccctggcaagccctggcccaGCTTAAGCACTGGGTGTGTCATGGGTATAGTGTGTGGTGGTGTCGAGCgtctgtggtgtttgtgtgtgtgatggtTACAGGGGGGTGATGCGTTTGTgtaagtgcatgtgtgtgtgagagagcgcgCTGGGCACGGGGGGGGTGAGATGTGCGCACGTATCTGTGTGTGGGTTAATTTCAGGGTGATGCTGCTATTGCCACGAGCTCATTACGCAGATATCGTTTTTTAATCAGTGCCATAGCAATGGTGATGCAAGCTCCTCGCTGCCACCTGATAcctccccagcctcccctcctctccctgcaaaCTCCGAGACCATCTGCTAAGACGAGGCCCCAGGCTGGAGCTTGCCCAGGTGTTGTGCCCATCACCTGGGCACCTCCTGCCGCTGCGTCAAGGAGAAACCAGCTCCTGGGTGCACTGAGTGGGGACTGGAAAGGGGGATGGGATGGAAAGGGAACCCCAGACCctaatgggggagaaggggagataagaaatgggatggggaaaggaggtATGTTCCCAGTCAGCAAACTGGGAGTAGATAGATagagatagatagagggggtgtatggggatagatagataaattaGATAGATATTAGATTAATAGATAGATATTAGATTAAATGGATGATATAGGACTAGCTAGGTAGACAGTCCAGGGAAGGGAGTTTGTGGAGAGATTATTGGTATTGGGATCAAAGTAGGAAggatttaaaatgagattttgaaAGAGGAGGGGATAGGCCGCCTAGCAGGGAGGACGTGGCTTAATCTAACCACCAAAAATATTCTAGTGTGTTGTTAAAGTGCTTGTGAACACGTTGTATGGATATTTGGATGTTAGGGACGGCAGGCTGGCTTGCTTTCTTATCCCATCAAACTTTTAAAATCTATACGGGCACTTTCAAATCAATCCCTAGAAGGGAAGGTTCCACTGATGCTAATAGGAGCCTTCCTGGGTCCCTTGAGTTGTGTGTGAGGCACATCAACATCCTGCGCTtgcctgcccctctctctctctctctctctctctctcacacacacacacacacacacacacacacacacacacacacacacacacacacacacacacatacaagcatgcacacccacacacaaactACACAACCATGTACAAACTCATGCACGCACATAAactcaggcacacacacacaagcatatgCACAAACACGCACACATATACACAAAGGCCTGCTCTGTGCTTTGCACCAACGGTCGGAGTGAATCCTCAGCCCAGGTTCTGCAGGGTGGCCAGTCTCTGTGAACACAGTATTGTCCATTCAGTTTCTGTTCCAAGCACTGTCCCCTCTGTCCCACCCCCACGCAGAGGAGAGGTCTCTGTtcgtttctcccccccccccagtctctcTATTTCTCCTTTATGAAATATGCATGGTGAACAGAtgtctccttctccctcccaccccactaccTCCTTCCCCCCTGCAGGACCAcatccaaccccacctcctctttccttccctcccaggaGGGCTTTAACTTccctcccagccaatgggatccCCTCTGCTGCTTTTAATATTTATGAGGGGGAGCACTGGAGTGGCCAATAGGAAgcctggggtgggaggcagcaTGCTAGCTTGGGTGCTTGTATATATAGTGTATGGGCCGCATGCTTCAAGGTGTGTCCATATAAATGTGTAGCAGCCCGTTTGCACCTCCGCATGTCTGGGCCCCAGTGACAGGATCACTGCCCTCCCCAGGCTCATCCATCAGTGCAGGACTCTGAGCACACAGGGGGAAACTTTCTTCCCCATCAATGAACAAACGAGCCAACCGGATCCTTAAGGCTGGGATTATTCGGGCTTCGTCCTACAAGCAGAGAAAAGCCAGAGGAACTTCAGAGATTGAGGATGTCGTCTGGTTAGGGGTAAGGCAATTGCTTGGGACGGGGTGAGGTGGGCATTGTAGATACACTGATATTTTGCAATCAAATCCATTGCTGCGATACCATGTGGTGACATTCTatggtgatagatagatagatagatagatagatagatccatATAAATTTAGAAGTAGAACAATATTCAagacagagaatttcacccacccacccGCTGTTAGCCTTTTGATATAACTTTTGGTATATGCACACTCACTTAACTTTGAAGAAGTCAAGCTGAGAGGGTTTTCTGGGGTGTTGTGATGGCTCTAAAAAAGAAACCTCAGATCCAAACACCCCACACTCCTGGGCTGGGAGTGGAGAGGTGTCCTGAGTCCAGATACGCAGCTTTGGCTGTCCAGGGTCCTGGTGCCTCTCACCAGCAGTCACGTGCTGGATTTGGTGACACTGCACTTGGAGGCAGGGAAAGGGCCACAGAGGGAGATTTTGGAAAGGGGAAAAAGGGCCTTTGGCTCAGAATTTTGTTTTAGATTTTAGTGGCCATTGAATGTGACTGCTGGATCCTGCCCAGCTTCGCAGTGCGAGGGGCTCTCAACCCAGGCTTCTGCAACAGCCAAAATTGACAGAACACTCAGTTTGCCTTTATTGCAGGGCGAAGAAGTGAAAATCTCCCAAGAGGGAAAGTCATTGGTGTAAAGCATCAGGGACTTGCAGGATGGAGTAGCTCAGACAAGCAGGCAGCTGGGAAAGGACCCAATTCTGCAACCTGTACTTATGCAAGCGAGCCTGGGCGTCCCGTGAGTCAGGACTTGATTAAGACTCCTGCATTGAGCCCCACGGGTATAAATCATCGTCCCTGCCCAGCGGTCACACCCAGAGGCCTGTCTTGCTAGTTACCTCACTGTAATAACAAAGGGCCAGACCTTTGGCTGGTGTAATTGggcataattccactgacttgGATTGCGCTAGGGCAATTTACACCCGCTCAGAACCTGGGCCGGTCATCCAGCGTGTTCCATGCAAACGGCTGGCAAGTGAGGGCACAGCCAGTTCTCTTGGAAATGTCGCTGGCAATtgttctggggtgggggcagggaggtggcgtaccctgcccccaccccagattcTGTTGGCCACTCCTTTTTCATTAATCACCTCccagggggttggggctgggtgtTTAAAGCGATTGTGCCTGCGTCAGGGACATCGTCACCAAAATAAAATTGTGGAAGGGGAGGGAGTTGTGTCAGCGTATGGAACGTTATATGTGGTTATATTATATCCTGCAAAGTCGGTGTGCGGGAGGCAGCAGAGCATCTAGACCTATGGAAAGTCTGGGAAGGGGCAAAAGCTCCGCTTGCCCCAGAGAAAATGAACCTCCTTGTCCATATTTGTGACCTCACCCATCCACCCCTGTGCAGGAGCAACAGAACCGGGCTTGGTTGCAGCCTCACTCCAGTTTGACACGGGTGTCACTTCATCCTAACTGTGCACCTCGCGCAGTCCCTCGCACCAGCACTGAGTGAGCACTGGGCTTTGCACATGCAACAGAGAATCCCGCCCGTTGTCTTCAGCACAGTGATGCTGGTGACAAACTGGCCTAACCGAGCGGTGGGGCAGTCCCTGGGGCGGGCATCAAAGTCCATGGTCCCAAGGAGTGTGGGGCATGGTTGGAAAGAGCCGTAGGTTTGACAGACAAGTGTTATGAGTGCAAATCCAGCATGAGTCCACCAAAGCCAGGCAGCCCCtctcaggggctgcagagacctgGCTGCAAGGAACGCAGCCTTTGCCTGAGGCAGAAGAGTGAAGAGCCAGCTCCTTGTAAGCATGGTACCGCTGTCCAGGGATGTAAGCCCTGCCTGCTCCCATGGTTTGGTGATGCTGCAGTGTGGACAGTACTTGTGAGCCAGGATTGTGAACTCTGAGGCAGGGACCGTCTCGCTCCATGTGTTGCCCAAGCACTCGGGAAAGAAAAGCAGCtcccggctgcccctctgcaggcaGACCTTCCCTCACTATTGTtcgctctcccagcacactgctccCAAGGCcaagcggggagggagggggcctggTCTCCCCTCTCAGACTTAGAAGTGGGAGATTGGGGATCCTAGTTCGGTGGGAACGTCCTTGAGAAAAAAGGAATGAGAGCGcagcggagagagagagagacgaggCGGGGTAGGGAAATGGAAGAGAAAACGTTACATTAGACAGACACAGCGCACACTGGTGGCAGGGGATGAACGCACTTAGAGAATTTAAACACATGCCTAAAAACTCGGCTGGATTGGGGCCTTCTTGACTGACACCTGAACTGGTGTCTCTGGACCTTGCCACAAGGAGGGTAAGTTACTAATGGGTCACACACTTCGTAGCTCATTGCACAGCCCTGGGGCTCACTGGTTCCCTCCCACCCGACCCCACAAGCTCTCTGGGTGTCCTCCTCCCGTCCCCCTCTATTCTAGGGAGTCCCAGCAAtgctccccaatcccctgccattgcaggggttCTGTGGGCTTCCTATTTCCCCTTCCCTCGAGACCAAGGTCCCCCAGTTTctcccccatcacacacaccaCTTCAGGGTGCAAAGCTCAGATCTTTGAGAGAGAAGAGGACATTGGATCCAGCTACAAGCAGTGCCCGAAAAGCAGTTCCACCTGAAAACAGCTCCATCTTTGCTCCCCAAACCCTCAACCTTCACTAGAAtaacttttaatttgtttttaattaaaatgtgccATATGAGCGAAATAATTCGCTttctggatttttattttatttggtacaAGATTTTTAGGGAATGTATTTGACAGGTGTTTCCCCATATTGCAATGTAAGTGTGTGGTTGTGTCTCTGTGTGCGTCTCTGTGTACATTTGTGTGAGTTTGGCTCTGtatatttatttctctctgtgtgtgtgcatgtgtgtgggtgaATTACTGTGTGGATATGTGTGTGGTTTTGTGTGTATGAATTTATGTGTGTGTTGTTCGCATACTGTGTCTGTTTTTCATGTGCatgactgtgtgtgtatgtgagcgTGTGGGTGAATTACTGTGTACATATGTGtgtggggtttgtgtgtgttaatTTCTTTGTGTGTGAATTTCGGAGTGTATTTTTGTGTGTACAAATTTCAGTCTATATGCCTGTGAGTTTCCCTCTCTAAGTTTGCACATGTCCTCTGGGTGCATTTCCACAGAGTCATGAGGCTGTGTCTGTACATGTCAGTCTTTTAAAGTCTGACTCAGAATATTTCTTTCATTTCATTGCCTCTGTTTATCCATTCTGTTTATTCAGCCATTCTGCTGGTTTCTTGTAATCATATGGCTTGTTAGAATTCAAAAGCATCTCGCCATGTGCAAAAGATGTTATACAAGAATAATATtttacatctatctatctatctatctatctatctatctatctatctatctatctatctcctaTTCTAGCTAGCTAGCTGTCTGTGTGTCCAGTTTTCAGTCTCTGCTAGCAGTAACAGCTCTCTAGTGCTGAGATCTTTTTTTCTAACCTCTCTTCGTTCCACTCACTCCAAACTTtgtttccctttcccctctgGCTCTGCCCCTTGCCTGGTTCTgtcccagcctggctgggaggggtggcTCAGGCTCAGCCTGCCCTTTCCCCAGACCCACAGTCCCTGCTTTGGAAGCATCTGTGTGCGAGCTGGGCTCTGCGGAGGGGCTGTGAAGGCagcggagggaggggagatggagagcCAGTATTCCTGGCCTGCATGCAGAGTCCCAGGGGGAGCAGAGAGCCAACTTCCATTTGGACAAGTCAAGCCAAGCAGCTGGGTTGGGTTCCATATGTCTGGGGTGCCAGAATCCATGACATACGGGCTCATTTAATATACAataagcccccccacccccacagtctgTCTTTTCCCCCCTCGCTCCAATCCACCACCTGTCATCTCTCTAGAGAGCCAGGAGAAATGACTTCCATCTAGTCCCATAGCCTCTCCACAGGCTCCCCTGTCtgggcctttccctgcagccacgGGCTGCTGCAACCCCtaaggccctgcccacagcccacaTTGCTGGTAGCCATGCATGGGTCGAGCTGCGTCCGTTCTCTGCATGGCGCCAGAGGGCTTTGCTGGCTTGTAACTGGAACTGTTTGCTTGTCCTAAAGGCACAGACGAAataaactttctttctttctttcttcctttctgtttGTTAAGTGGGAGCAGAAAGTTAGTGAGAActcctttgtttctgttttctagAGCACTTTGGAGGCAATTGCAGAGGCTGACATCTGAAGAAGGCAAACCACGCCACACAGCGTGCCGAAGGCGGACCCTGCAATCTACATGTGCACATAGAggagagatttatttatttaatttatatatttattggaaatttatttaaattatttatttggaaGATTGTTGATTGTGTGACTAATTCCCtggagaaaggaattttccttggaaggattttttttttaaatgatgatgaTGTGAACCAGAGAACAAAATATTAGCAGCAGAGCAATTTTATTTTGCAAttcattctatctatctatctgtctacctatctgtctgtctatctatctatcctgaTACACATCCAtcagtctgtctgtccatccatacTTGGAAAAGATGATGCTCAATTCAGACCAGACGGAAATCGACATGCCCCCATCTCACTCCGAGACAGAGTCAGTTTTTAGTGACTGTGGGGGGGGCGGTGGCCGTGGGGCCGGAGTGGAGGAGGCCGGCAGCATCGGCTTGTGTGCCCAGTCCCGGCTAGCTGAGCCGGGTGAGGCTCTGAAAAAGGACCTGCAGCACTTGACCCGAGAGGAACGTCGGCGTCGGCGGCGTGCCACGGCTAAGTACCGGACAGCCCACGCCACGCGGGAGCGCATCCGCGTCGAGGCTTTCAACATGGCCTTCGCCGAGCTGCGCAAGCTGCTGCCTACCCTGCCCCCTGACAAGAAGCTTTCCAAGATCGAGATCCTCAGGCTGGCCATCTGCTACATCTCTTACCTGAACCACGTGCTGGACGTCTGAGCCACCAAGCCCACATCCGTCTGTCCGTCTGTCTGCTACATCTCCTGCCTGAACCACGTGCTGGACGTCTGAGCCACCAAGCCCacatccatctgtccatctgtGTGCTACATCTCCTGCCTGAACCACGTGCTGGACGTCTGAGCCACGGAGCACacgtccgtctgtctgtctgctacATTACCTACCTGAACCACGTGCTGGACGTCTGAGCCACGGAGCACacgtccgtctgtctgtctgctacATCTCCTGCCTGAACCACGTGCTGGACGTCTGAGCCACCAAGCCCACATccgtctgtccatctgtctgctACATCTCCTACCTGAACCACGTGCTGGACGTCTGAGCCACGGAGCACACGTcagtctgtccatctgtctgctACATCTCCTGCCTGAACCACGTGCTGGACGTCTGAGCCACGGAGCACACGTcagtctgtccatctgtctgctACATCTCCTGCCTGAACCATGTGCTGGACATCTGGGCCACTGAGCCCacgtcagtctgtctgtctgctacATCTCCTGCCTGAACCATGTGCTGGACGTCTGAGCCACTGAGCACacgtccgtctgtctgtctgctacATCTCCTGCCTGAACCACGTGCTGGACATCTGGGCCACTGAGCCCacgtcagtctgtctgtctgctacATCTCCTGCCTGAACCATGTGCTGGACGTCTGAGCCACTGAGCCCacgtcagtctgtctgtctgctacATCTCCTGCCTGAACCATGTGCTGGACGTCTGAGCCACGGAGCACACGTcagtctgtccatctgtctgctACATCTCCTGCCTGAACCATGTGCTGGACGTCTGAGCCACCGAGCCCACGTcagtctgtccatctgtctgctACATCTCCTACCTGAACCATGTGCTGGACGTCTGAGCCACCGAGCCCACGTccgtctgtccatctgtctgctACATCTCCTGCCTGAACCACGTGCTGGACGTCTGAGCCACCGAGCACGcgtccatccatctgtctgttGCATCTCCTACCTGGATGTCTGAGCCAACAattgtccatctgtctgtccatatTTCTCTACAGATCCTGCCAGACATGTGAGCCACCAAGCccgtctctgtctgtctgtctgtccatgaATTTACCATATAGCCTATCTGACTACTTCCTGGAGTCTGATCCATCTGTCTTTGTTTCTGCTACATCTCCTACTGGGCATCTGAGCCACCAAGCCCACATCCATCCGTCTGTCTAGCTGCTACCTGAACCACATGTGGGACATCTTGAGCCTCCGAGCCCATGTCTGTCCAcccctccatctgtctgtctacTCCATCTCTTACTGGAACCCCAAGCTGGACCTCCGAGCCGCAGCAGCACCAACAGTCCTGGGATCTAGCCCATGTGTCTCTCTG
The genomic region above belongs to Gopherus evgoodei ecotype Sinaloan lineage chromosome 24, rGopEvg1_v1.p, whole genome shotgun sequence and contains:
- the NHLH1 gene encoding helix-loop-helix protein 1, which gives rise to MMLNSDQTEIDMPPSHSETESVFSDCGGGGGRGAGVEEAGSIGLCAQSRLAEPGEALKKDLQHLTREERRRRRRATAKYRTAHATRERIRVEAFNMAFAELRKLLPTLPPDKKLSKIEILRLAICYISYLNHVLDV